aATTGTCATATGGCAATTGGTTTTTGTTTTTGGAAATTCTATGcccctaacatgtttgataaaatgcctatgataatgttttTTACTATGTTATTcaatttttaatggaactatttcatGGGATGTTTGGCAATCGAACTTTAAAGTGTTTGGAATTGTTAAATAGTATGGTTTGGTTATTATGGTTTGggttaattgaactccttgtggGTTACAATGGAATTCCCCAAAGTAAATATGTTAATGAACATCCTTGTGTGGTACAATGGAATCCTCCAAGAAATCATAATAATAGAACACCCATACGGTACATTGATCTCCCCTTTTACCTTTAAAGGTTTGACGAAGGACAACATATACAAGTTATAGTTGATATGATGATAGTACTATTAATAACCTTGGTTAAAAATAAGTGGAATAATGGATCGGATGGTTAAAAgtgattttaattaggcaataatggcggagTGTTATAGCTAATAGTAAAGATGGGAGTTCATTTAACAaacaatataaaatcatgtttgctgacataTGGGGTTTGTAATGGTGACCTGATATGTTACTATGAGGTATACAGGGATCCTTTAAGTATAATGTACagatgtatcatggagagcgaagggcaTTCGGGAATACCCTACtattatggtatctccagtttgtgcggctacacacatAGGGAttgtttagggggttacactggaacCATATAGCATATGGGTTGTTAAGGATGGTTAAGcaacacatacccaggttaattgTTTCAAATGCATGATAAACCAGTTTTTTCTCctgcatagttatatatatatgtatagttctATGTTTATGgtgtatttatttggttttatttgatgaccttgttttatatttatcatctgtttatgctagcattcacccgctaacccatcttcaagcGGTTGATCCCTAAGCGATATAGCAACCGACCGTTCTACTACTCCTGTGTAGTTTTCAGATTTGGGGATCAGCTTTTgttttgaagtggtgagcttccatctttccagaaagctctatttcatattatggacattttcatattctttggttattttatggatattggttttttctatggttggTGGCATGTACAAAACAGATATCGGTTTTCTTTTTGTTAGAGACTTTTATGGAACTACATTGGTTGGCATAGGCGGTATCGCTATTGGTGTCAGCCTTCGTAttagggctgacatcattggactaaatttcttactgttctatccttttttattttgtaattacaTAGACTTACTatggttatggttttggattatgGTTTAGTTTTGTATAGGTTATTGGTTGGACTCATTTAGGTGGTCACGGATATAGACCAATCCTAGAGTCATGGATTATGCTATGATGTTATGTTGTTATActttcagaattcatccaacgaAAAGgcctggttggacttaggatgcccattacaaaAAGTCCTTAGTTTGGGCTGTGTCAAGTGGTTATAAgatctttaggttcatggtcaattaggggTCCACAAAGTTATGTCTAGTATATTCTTTCTTAGAGGTttgaagtgcgccacactcataagggagaggctacaagacattcaGGAATGTTTTAgtttctttgtattctattttcaagcttggagtttAAGTCCTGGAAGCTtctctaatcatttttattttgctttttagatcatgcctagACAATCAGCAACACAAAGAATCTCTTCTGTCCCATCTGGGGAAAACATAAAAGAGACACAGGGATCTATACTGGGTCTAGGGGGCTCATCCCTAATAATTCTAGAGTTCCACAGATTGCTACAAGTCCTCTTCAGGTTGAGGTGATGAATGAGAAATTTTATcaatctattcatactattgctcggTTAGTTGATGCTTAGGCTGAGTGGGATGCATGTGACAATttatctactgaggccacaagggttagctactttatgaagatgaatcctcctaatTTTATTAGAGTAAAGATGTAGGAGGATtctcagggtttcttggataaaatagagaaatcTTTAGGTGATCCAGGCCATGAAAGTGGAAGAGGTAAATTTTGTAGCTTATCATCTTAAGGATATTATGTACCAATGGTACGGGGAGTAGGATAGGGATAGACATGATGTTGAGGAGTTTTTCTTATAGGAGACTTTCTTAAATTCTTTTCTGCATTTTTTCTTTGCTCAGGAGGTGAAGAAAGCAAAGATAGAGCAGTTTTTGAATCTTAAATAGGGAAAGATTACTGTTAAGGAATacgccttaaagtttcatcaactATTAAGTTATGATATGAACTTGGTGTCATATATGAGGGCGAGGATTTGAAATTTCACTTTTGGGCTATCTCGACATTTGATCTTTGAAAGCAAAACTGATTTGCTGATTAAGAATATAGATCTTTCAAGGTTGGTAGTTCATAAGCAGCAGGTGTAGGATAAAAAGGGCAAACAGGCAAATTTTGGGGAAAGTAAGTGTAAGAAGTTTAATTCATCTGAACAAAGTGGTGGGCTATAGTAATGTTGTTAGGATGGCAGTAagtatcaaaagaaaaagtaggaGAGTTCTGGGTCCTTCTCTTATGCTAGTACTCCATACCTGAAGTAGTTGGGTGATAGGCTTCAATAGGGTGGAGATAaatttagggcacagggtgcccaatctcaggagaGTATGGATTACTTAGCTTCTTCATGCCCTCCTTTcaaattttatggccatttttattagatttttgcGATAAAGAGAGGGACAAgaattttaaatatgtttttccAGGCCATATACTGAAGAATTTTCCTATTGTTAGGGGTACTTCCAGAGCGGTCAAAGCTCTAGTAGCTTCATCTTTTGCTCATGCACCTAGTGGTGCTACTTTTACGTCTGCTCCTATTTCTTATATCGATAATGgttagaataggttatatgctcttatAGCTTGACATGAATTTGAGGCATCTCTTGATGTCGTTAGTAGTACATTAGAACTCATTTattgtgatgtgtattgtctacTTTATctgaggtccactctttcttatatgaccctatttatggctgtgtGTTTTGTCTTTGTTCTTGAGGTTATTTAAgatccattttttatttctaccttgatGACTAACTCGGTTactgctaagagagtctatagggctTTTGTGGAATCTGTTAGTAGTTGGCAGACTTTGGTAAatttatttgaacttgatatatggattttgatgttattctatgTATGGATttgttacactcttgttacacatCCCTAGATTGTCAGACTCGTAAGATTGTTTTTATTTTCCCTGGTGAGTCGGTTATAGTATGAAAGGTGGTTTCGTAACTCCTAGGGGAAgggttatttcatatcttagaggtcagagattaatctccataGGCTTTCGttatcacttggtctaggttaaaaattctaacttagaaggtccttcttttcattcAGTTTTTGTGGTAAGTGAGTTTTCTAAGGTCTTTTTGGATATCATCccggtgttcctccggatagaaGATGGAGTATtgtatttatttggttttgaatactCGTTCAATATCttttccaccttatagaatggctctagatgggttaaggaaactcaaggagctacttaaagatcttcttgataaggggtttattcatcctagtgtatccctatggggtgcaccggtgttgtttgtgtgcaacAAGGATGGTTCCCTTTTGTTGTGCATTAACtattggcagttgaataaggtaacagtaaCAAGTATCTTCTTCGAAAGATAGATGAGTTTCttgatcagtttcaaggtgccAAGTTATTTTGTAAAACAGATCTTTGATACGGTTATCATCAACTTTATATTAGGGAGATGTATATCCCTAAGAGGTCTTTTTATACtgggtatgggcactttgaattctttgtGATATCATTTGGCTTGACTACCCCGAtaatatttttggatttgatgagtagggttttcaggcagtacttggatctctttgtcattgtgtttatttatgACATCTTTATGTAatccaaaagtgaggtggattatgtgaATCACCTCCGTACAGTGTTggagaccttaaaggaacaacaaatGTATGCCAAGAtcttcaagtgtgagttttgtttgaacgttgtgactttattttgttatgttatttctAGGGATGTTATCATGTttgatccacaaaaggtggttaTGGTTAAGAAGTCTCCTATAACAACAACTTCAACCTacattcagagctttttgggtttggttgggtattataggcagttttttgaaattttcttgatGATAGTTGCCTTATTGACGATGTTGACTCAGaataaggtaaagttttcttCGTCGGATGCGTGTGAAGCAAGTTTCAGGAAGCTTAAGGATAATTTCACTTCGGCTCTAGTTTTGACATTTCTTGAAGGCAATTAGGATTTTatagtttattttgatgcatatcGGGTGGGactttgttgtgttttgatgcaacatatgacGGTAATAGCCAATGCTTCCAGGAAGTTGAACGTGCGCGAGAGGAATTATcgtactcatgatttggagctttaccggtggtattttctttgaaaattttgtgGCATTACATGTATGAAGtccacgtggacatcttttcagatcataagagtctacagtatgtgttcactcaaaaagagctaaatcttaggcaaaggagatggttagagcttctcaaagactatgatatgagtctccactaccactcaggtaaagataatgtggttgctaatgctcttagcatgtTGTCCATGGGTTGTTTAGATTATGTGTAGAAAGGAAAGTGATAATTGGTGAAGGATAGTCACCACTTGGTAATTCTTTAAGTTTATCTCTTAGATTCCACAGATAGTTGTGTAATGGTTTAGGTAGTGGTTAAGTTTTCTCTTTGTGAAgtgatcaaggagaagcaaatgatAGATCCTGtcttgaagaaaatcaagagtgatattggtgaGCAAAAGCTAATTGTATTTTATatcggtggtgatggtactttgcggaACTAAGAGAGGTTGTGTGTCCCTGATGTCGACAATTTGCGATAAAGAGTTTTGGTTGAGGCATATGAAtcgtgctatgttgtttatcccggttagacaaaaatgtatcataatctataagatatatattggtggaattaTATTAAAAGGGTTGTAGCTGATTTGGTAGCCAgctgcatggtgtgccaacaagtcaaggttgagcacatgagaaaGAGTGggttttatcaagaaattgattttcctaaaTGGAAATGATAAGTAATCAATGCTTATTTCATTACCGATATTCCTCTGTTTAAGaactaatttgattcaatttgggttatgttggatatgatgaccaagtctactcacttcttgcgaGTGAGGAATACCTTTTCATTGGCGGATTTtgcgaagttgtatcttcaaaagattatgaagatgcatggggtacctattttgattatctctaatcatGATACACaatcttcatcttattttttctgGTCTTTCTAGGAAGGAtttgggactaaggttagtttgattattacttttcatcctcaaatggagGGGAAAGCAAAGAGGACTATTAAGACGTTGGAGGATATACtttgggcatgtgtgattgattatggtcgAAATTGGGTTGTGCATCTAAAGTAGAGTTTGCATACATTAATAGTTACCATTGTAGTATTGGTATAGCCTCTTTTAAGGCATtgcatggtaggaggtgtagatctcctaatTGTTGGTTTAAGGTTGTTAAGGAGGTTATGCTCGGttcaaatttggtttatcaggatatggaaaaggtaaaggtaattcaCAATTGACTTAAGGTTTACAAAAtttgccaaaattcctatgcggatgtaaggagTAAAGACTTGGAGTTTCAAGTTGGGGAtcaggtgttcctaaaggtgtctctcATAAAGGGTGTAATACATTTtgtaaaaaagggaagctcaacCCTCGGTTTGTATGTCCTCATGGATTCTAGTGGACGGTTGGTAATATGGCTTATTAATTGGGATtcccttctagtttgagctccgttcatcttgtatttcatgtttccatattgagGAAGTGCATTAGATTGTTCccttggaaggattgggtatctcaaataaaatattcaatgatgaggtcccgattgagatattggaaTGGAAGGTTCATCGGTTATGGATCTAGGATGTGGCTTAAATTATcataaggtagaagaggctacatgggaagtggaagaggtCAAGAAGTCCAAGTATCTTCATCTGTTTTCTGCTCATgggattcgtgcagaaggtatgtgttcttcaacatacttttgttttcaaactttgttaaaggaaacattaatatttttgcatctttattttcaatcttggttaaaggttggattgatatttgatattgcAAATGAATCGTGCTTGTCTTACCCTACTTTTTctgtcatttggggatgaattttcctagtgggggagactatacCACCTTAGGTTTTTGACCCTTTCAAAATTTACTGGATTTCTTGTTTTTGAATAGGATATGACAATGAACGAGTCACACACAGAGATATGAGTGGTATGGGTTGGTCGTACCCTAACCAATGATGGATGGTGTGTTGaatttggttactagaatggataagACGTGAGTGGTATGAGTCACATTAATAGATACGGGTTGTTGGGTTCGGTTCTTTCCTTCACATAATCTTAGACTTTGAAACTTTAGTAAGATGTGAATAtaagtggctcaccataagccaAAAGTTAGGAGGTAAGTCCTACCATAAacttgtatggtggacagtggtgagtcctcttttgattctattctgctaggggtaCAGGTCAGAGGTAAGGGTTGTATGCTTTGGGTAGGATGTGGTTTGGGTACATTAGACAGGGCTGGGTCTAAGGGGGAGGCCTTGGGTACTAGTGGTGAGTACCACTCATATTGGTGGGTATGACTGGTATGGTTAGTCGTACAACCTGATGAAAATCTTATGCATTCTAAGTAACGGAATTCTTGATATTTCCACACTTAATCTAACAAGGCTCCAAGGCATTTAACTCTATTGGGAGTTTATATTTACTATTATTCCATGCTTTAACACTTAAAAAACACTTTCTAATCCTCTTTAAAGTTCGTGGGAAAAGAAAGATTGGGTTTCATTTTGTGGATTAATTTGGCAATTTTGTTGCTGATCTCTCTCCATTAActtctcaattaaggcatgtactcttctctcattgtaagttccaactaaaggcattgTTTTATACAATGTTGTTATGGCTTGATTTATTGTATTGTTTGGGATTTTAAAATATGTGTTGGGGTTGTGGtaataaattcttggttatggttttcctatgttctTATTATATTATAGGATGCTTAAATAGTGGTTtttgataattggttgcatgggaatggtcatatggtaattggttttggtttttagaaatactatgcccccaagatgttttataaattgcCTATGATAATGTTTTTACTATCTTATTGGATTATTAATGGAAATTCTGCATGGGatagtttggtaatggaactttaAATGGTTTCTAATGgtttggtggttatggttatggtCAACTGAacaccttatggggtacaatgtAATCCCCCAaagtaaacatgttaataaaCATTCCTGTAGGGTACAACAGAATTCCCCATGGAATCATACTAATGGAAAACTTATGGGATACATGGTACTTccctaagttaacttggtaaataggtacacgggaatcctttTTACgttaaaaggtttggctaaggacaacaCATGCAAattgtagttggtatgacgataccactattaatagccttggttaatgaTAAATGGTAAAATgcattggttggttggaaattgttttaattgggcaataatgacaaggtttgatagctaaccatgaaggtaggAGTTCAATGAACAAGGAGTTGGTCATgcagaccatatatgatactataagatacatgggaatcctctaagtacactttACATATGTATCATGTAGACTAAAGGGTACTTGAGAATCCcatactcctatggtatctccaattcgtgcagctacacgcataAGGGTCCATCCTGGGGGTTATTTTGGACCCATATAACATATGGATGGTTACTTACGGTTAAGTTACACATACCCatgttaatggtttcaaatgtaTTCTAAACCTTCTTTCATTTCCCGTATTATATATATCTATGGTTTTATTCATATGGTTGATTTTCTTGTTTTCcaagatggcattattttatccttatcctgaattgtaataccctgtatttcaaTCTAGTctaaattcatcccaaagatgtcaaatacttgttttaaagatgaatccatttttatacatgtggtattttcaagattttcactttatgTCTTgagggaaattcaataagctttccactgatataatttttgcccaaatccgataaccgggtaaaaagttatgactatttcaagttcctattgtaaaacaacgccatattggaTAGTGGCACGCCGCActacaagctaaaatggcaattgtcctttttccagtctCTCGGCGTGATTATCCTGCGTcacgccaaactttcaggtcttAAATGTTGTGACCttggtgataagccgtcaaaatCCTGATAAGCCATCGTCATATTCTTCAGCCTTAGATAGCAAGagccaaaagtgaagaggagctgacgacatccgtgataagtcgtcagactcatGATAAACTATCACGGATGTTGTCATCTATTCCGAGGAAAATCTGTAAccttgattttatttccataagaAGGTTAAActacttaaagctttgttttagcaTTTTCCAGGAACCATTATTCACTATTATTTGACACTTTGAGTTTGGGAACATACTTTGATATTTTATCTCTCTACTTTTAGATTTGACAACACAACtatttggagagattattatcagtattggGGGATAtgtcctttgtgatctaatctatgattcactggTTTTTATTCATCAcagtaagtttatctttcaaatcttgaattcAATTATGTTTTTCGTTCATTGCATTATGAgaggctaaactccattaacctgaattatgggatctagggtttggtcttgataaggtgctaggtattcaagattcaataggtgataggatttcttgataattctaacgCTATAATTAACATCTGTtagttgcaaatagtagacacacctgttttgattttcttgagaaagaaaccaaatatagtaggaagtgaattattaatagggactcgaaaatatttcatttcataatcaacgttgtaacaaggttggttaacctgaggtaaaatctgggcaatgaatagaaattccctaagtccgagaggattaggaaattaaatgcctaagtaggtcgagagacatttgagcataacatcgataaagatagcttgttatcatacccaccatgagaatcttgaatcacctttagcatctgtcgtGTACCGtcatccctagtgaacataattctggttatatCATAAACTTTAGATTATAAACATTGAAATTAAAGTAACAAACAATTATCCGTGAAACTTAAACACCCCATTTTAGgtaacattaaactatcagtgaattaaactGAAAACAACTtgggttcacaccttattccttatgggattcgaCCCTTACATAGTTGGGTTTTATGATTGCTTACTCCCATTCAAGAgtataatttgagcattatcaaaaatagcaccGTGTTCGGGGAATACGGTCGTAAACAgaaagtttgtgtgcgctaatttactagtagttaagtttcctagatttatgtttatttgctatTTTTGTTTAATTGCAGGATCCTTGTTGTTTAttccaaaaacaagaagttttggAGAACCGTTACTACCAATTAATCTGGAACCACAGCTGATCGGgagaatggcagaacagcaagaggctgacagtCTGGTAGCcttggccagggctcaggtgaacatGCAGAACGAGGGTCAACAAGTACGTCATCtgaaccctgatgatgaagacatGGGTGATTAGGAATtactgaatcctcaaaacccaataCAAGCAGAACAAATTGATGCACCAGCGCAGCGAAACTTCAATATAAACCATCCAGTCCAAGGAAATTATGGTCAATAGTCTGTCTAATACGAGGTCGATAACGATGCTAAAGGAATGGATGAAGTAGGTACAACGGGTTCTGTAATTCCTTCAACGTTGTCAcctggtgcaaaattcagcataacaagtaccatgattcAACTCCTGAATCTAAAAGGATTGTTTAGTGGCTTGCCTGGTGATTGTCCAAACATGaacttggtgaactttatcaccatttgtaaatcttttgataatccaggAGTGAGCCAGAATTTGATCcagttgagattgtttccattgtctctgtttGGAGAGGaaacaatgtggttaaatgagcttATGCCTGATTCCATCACCCACTAGAGAGATTTGAAAAAAGCATTCCTAGAACAGTTTTTTCCACCCTCCAATAGGGTACAGTTCAgagatgagatcagcaactttaaacactccCTACCAAATCTTTGCATCatacatgggagaggttcaagaagaaactGACACAGTGTTTGAACTAGAATATTGTGGACctacatttgatggagactttgtacagggctctcaACTCTGTAACAAAGCGGATTGTAGGTAATGCTTTTGGTGGTTTGTTTGTAGATCTATCTTTTCAAGATGCGTCAGATACGCTGAATAGGAtaaccaaacagagtcgggcttggcataccagggattctatggtagctAGCCTGACTGTCTCTGTTGGTATGACTGTAGACTAGTACAAAAGAGATAAGGAGTAAGATCAAGACATGGCCCACCtaaaaacacagatggacttaCTTACCAAGCAGTTGCTGTCAGGCATAACTAAAAAGGTTAAAGCTATAGAAGCCCAGGGCACTGTGGCGACTAATGCATATGAGGAGGCAAACTATCTGGGAAATCAGGGGGGTTTTAGAGGAAGTAGCCAAAGGAATCTAGGTCAGAAGttttatgacaagcctggttataaagatatgGAGCAAGGAAActagagaagaaataatgatagaAGTGGTTTATATGTTCGTCCTGGAAGTCGAGATGTTGCACCATCTAACTATGGCCACATGTCCATAAAGGACATGATAGAAAAATTATTGAAGGGAGTTAAATCTACCAACTccggggtaactactatgaagagtgaattctctaccctgagtcagccggttagttcacactccacttctatcaagcagttggagaaATAGATGAGCTAACTTTCCACAACACTGAACTAGAGAAAATGTGGTACTTTACGTAgtgagtcagttcagaattagtgAAATGATGTCTCACGTATgtcgattaccactaggagtggtaggATGTTACTTGCCCCATCTATGGGAAAATCTGTAGATGGTGAATTAGTTGTTGATGAATCCGAAGAAtgcaatccagtggagtctgagaagctggatagttcggCTGATGCTTCCGATAAGGAAATAGAGAATGAAGAGGAAGTTACATTGAAAACTattccaagaccaccacctccctttcctaaACGATTGAACAAAAAGGTTGaggatgcaaaaatcagcaaattcatggcaatgctcaaccAATTGATGGTAAATGTACCTTTGactgaggcacttgagcaaattccAGGATACAAGAAGTTCATGAAAAACCTTGTAACCACGAAATGGAAGGTTAGCTATGTGCCAGAGGACAGTCTTCTCCATTATGGtcctatctctacaaggtctttacaGCAGAAAAATGCAGATCCGAGAGCGTTTACCATCCTGTGTACTATTGGTTCCCTTAAATTCACAAAACCACTCTGCGATCTGGGATctagtataaacctaatgccactgtCGATGTACAATAAATTGGGTTTGGAGGATCATACCGCAACAAATATGCGGTTGGGAATAGTAGATAGGTTTGTGAAGCGGCCTGTGGGCATACTACACGATGTTTTGGTAAAGGAATCCGGTTTTATTCTGCCTGGTGATTTTATGGTCCTAGATTGTGAGGTGGATGAAGttcccatcatcttgggtagtcCATTGCTTACAACTCGTAGAGTGCTGTTAGACATAGAGTTTAACAAGCTAAAGTTGAGGTTCAATGAAAAAGAAGAACgtttcaaaatacactcatccttGATTTAGCAAAAAAGGATGAGTGCTTTCTTAATC
The Capsicum annuum cultivar UCD-10X-F1 chromosome 6, UCD10Xv1.1, whole genome shotgun sequence DNA segment above includes these coding regions:
- the LOC124899476 gene encoding uncharacterized protein LOC124899476, with amino-acid sequence MSITTRSGRMLLAPSMGKSVDGELVVDESEECNPVESEKLDSSADASDKEIENEEEVTLKTIPRPPPPFPKRLNKKVEDAKISKFMAMLNQLMVNVPLTEALEQIPGYKKFMKNLVTTKWKVSYVPEDSLLHYGPISTRSLQQKNADPRAFTILCTIGSLKFTKPLCDLGSSINLMPLSMYNKLGLEDHTATNMRLGIVDRFVKRPVGILHDVLVKESGFILPGDFMVLDCEVDEVPIILGSPLLTTRRVLLDIEFNKLKLRFNEKEEPNVPKIIGVDDDISAQNTHNPIRYDENQQGLGLDRGAEEVADPPITNTGATPYVEVKDSEVLQPTSSVQEVLGSSE